From Blastocatellia bacterium:
TATGACGCGCAGGGCCGCTTGATGGCGCACGGGCTGCTGACGGCGACGCTGCCGACAAAGGTCGGCGGCGACATGAATTTCATCGCCCGCGAGCTCTGCTTTCAATTCCTGCGCCCGGTCTTCGCCGGCGACACCGTGACCTGCGAGGTGACGATTACCGAGTTGCAAACCGAAGAGCGTTTCATCCGCCAATCTTCAACTTTTCTCTGCCGCAACCAGCACGGCAAAGAAGTCATGACCGGCCACGCGCACGGCATCATCCGCCAGCCGGCAGACCGTTGACTCGCCCGCTGTGGCGTTCCCTTCGAAAACAAAAAGAGCGCGCCGGGGGTTGGTTCCCGGCGCGCTCTTCAGGTCGGCTCTTAAAAATCAGGCGTGCGCTTCGCCGCTCTCGAAGTTCGCTTCGGTGCCGGCGCCGACCGGTTCGGTCTCTGCCGGCGCGTGCGGCGCGCCTTCGCTTGGCGGCATCAGCGTTTGCGACAAGGCTTCATCAATGCGCTCGACGAAGACGATTTCGAGATCGCCCCGCGCCTCTTCGGGCACGTCCTTCAGGTCGGGGCGGTTGCGTATGGGCAAGACGACGCGCTTCATGCCGGCGCGCCGCGCCGCCAGCACTTTGCCCTTGATGCCGCCGACGGGAAAGACCAGGCCGCTCAGCGTGATCTCGCCGGTCATCGCCGTGTTGCCGCGCACAGGGCGGCCCGAGCATAGCGACGCCAGCGCCGAGACAATCGCCACGCCTGCCGAGGGGCCGTCTTTCGGTATCGCGCCCGCCGGGACGTGAACGTGGACGCCGTTCTTCTCGAAAACTTCGCGGGCGTTGATGCCGAGCTCAAAGCCATGCGACCACAGGTAGCTATGCGCCGCGCGCGCCGATTCCTGCATCACCTCGCCGAGCTGACCCGTAAGCGTCAGCCCCTTCGAGCCGGGCAGCAAGGTCGCTTCGATGAACAGCACTTCGCCGCCCATCTCGGTCACCGCAAGCCCTGTGGCAACGCCCGGCGGCAAGTTCTCGCGGCCCATCTCGCGGAAGAAGCGCTCGGGGCCGAGATAAGCTTCCAGGTCTTCGGGCTTGATCGTAAAGACGTCGCCCTGGCCTTGCGCCACCTTCAACGCCACCTTGCGCGCCAGCCGTCCGATGGTGCGCTCAAGCTGGCGCACGCCGGCCTCGCGTGTGTAGAGCGCGGTCAGCGCCTGTATCGCCTCGTCGGTAATTTGCAGTTGCTCGACCGCCAGGCCCGCTTCTTTGATCTGGCGCGGCGCCAGGTAGCGGCGGGCGATGTGCAGCTTCTCTTCCTCGCTGTAGCCGGCCAGTTGGATAACCTCCATGCGGTCGCGCAGGGCCGGCGGGATCGGCGCCAGCGAGTTGGCCGTGGCGAT
This genomic window contains:
- a CDS encoding MaoC family dehydratase is translated as MQVGDVRSWQRTFTEEDIRLFSRVSGDEGVHHMEYDAQGRLMAHGLLTATLPTKVGGDMNFIARELCFQFLRPVFAGDTVTCEVTITELQTEERFIRQSSTFLCRNQHGKEVMTGHAHGIIRQPADR